From the genome of Natronolimnobius baerhuensis:
CACACGCCTTGGCGGTACAGCGAGGGCAGCGTTCGGGTGCCAAGAAACACCAGCGCGAGCCCGATGACGATTCCCGGGACGGCAAAGCCGATGTAGGTCGCTCGCTCGAGGATACGCGAGACGAGAGAGTTCGCTCGGCCGGAGTAGTATGCGACTGGAATCGCGAACAGGCAGGCGATCAGCGCGGCCAGCAACGCGAGCCGGACCGAATTGTACGCGAACTCCCAGTGGAACTCGAGGGATGGAATGGGATCGCCTTGGCTGTGAATCAACCAGTTCGTAAAGATCGCAACTGGGACAACGAGTGTGAGAGCGCCGATTGCCGAGACGAACCCCATTGCTGGCCACTTCCAGTAGCCGAGTCGGATCGTACTTCCTGCGCGTGCACCGACGCCGCCGCTTGCATCCTCGTCACTTCCGATTCCGGCTTCGATGACGAGGACGATGGCGACGATTGCGATCAGTTGTAAGGCAAGTAACGCGGCGTACTCGACGGCGAAACTACTGAACTCCCAGTAGATCATGCTCGTAAAGACGCTCGCTTGCATGAACGCTGGCGTTCCGAAATCGGAAATTGCGTAGAGACCGGCGAGCAACGCACCGGCTGCGATCCCTGGCCTGATCTGTGGGAAGGTTACGCGCCGGAATGCTTCGAACGGGCCGGCGTTGAGCGTTCGTGCGGCGTCAGCCAGCGAGCTGTCCATCGACAGGAGCGCTGCTCGAGTCGTCAAGAAGACGTACGGGTAGGTGTACAGCGTGATAATGAAAATCGCGCCGGAGAGGCCGTCGACGCGCGGAATCGACATCCCCAGAAGTGAGTCGACTTGGCCGCCCGAGCCGAACATGCCGGTAAACGCAATCGCGCCGATGTAGCTCGGTATCACGAGCGGGAGCGCGGCGACGACCGTCCAGAACCGGGGATACGGAAGATCGGTCCGAGTGGTCAAGACGGCAAGTGGGACGCCAAGCAGGATCGAAAACAGCGTGACGAACCCCATCAGCCCGATGCTGTTGACTGTAATTCGTGCGGTCTCTGGCGAGAGAAGAAGATCAACCGACCGAGAGAGTTCAACTGTCGACGCCTGCCAGAGCAGCCAGAACATCGGCAACACGACCAAGAACGCGACGAACGCGCTTGCGCCGCCCAAAGCGACCACCCAGGGATCGGCGCGCTCGAGTCGCTCCGTAACCGCGTCGACAGGCTGCGCGTTGTCGATGGCGTTTTTGAGTGATTTCATCGTAGATGGTAAGGCAATCGAACCGGCGCTTCTAGGAATCGGTCGGCTCTCGATTCTCTTGAACCTCCTGATTGGTCCCTCGAATCGGGACACCAGTGTCGGTGATCGGAATAAAAAGGTGTGGGTCGAGTGATGCCAGCGGGAACGACTCGAGTTCTTGCGGTCCGACTGTCGACCCAATTTGTGTCCACTTGTCAGCCGCGACGGTACTTAGAGTGGCATCATGCCTTCGTCTTCCAGCACCTCGTTGGCTTCCTGGAGATCCATGTCGAACTCGCTGAGGTCGTACGTCGGCGAGTTGAGCTCGTCAGGGCCAGGCAGCGGGCCAACGTAGTCGACGCCGTCGACGACTGGGAACTCGCCGTTGTCGTCCATCATGAACTCTTGGCCTTCCACGGCGAGGAGGTGGCGTGCGAACTCGGCGACGAGTTCGGGGTCATCGACTTCGTTTGTCACGGCGATACCAGCGACGCTGAACAGGGCGCCTGCGTCGCCTTCAGTGAACGTCACACGGATCGGCGAGTCGGGGTCCTCGTTGACAAGGCGGGCGGCGTAGTAGCTGTTGCCGAGACCGATAATCGGGTCGTCGTCACCGCCTCGTTCGACGGCTGCAGCCTGGTCGCTCCCGCTCGGGAACAGATCTGGATCCTGTTCCATAAAGTCGCTGACCCACTGTCGCGTCGCGTCTTCGCCCTCGAGGTCGACCATTGCCTGGACGAACCCGCGGAACGTCCCGGAGTTTGGCCGCGTCGAGATGATGCCCTCGAATCGATCATCGGTCGCGTACTCGAAGATATCCGTTGGCAACTCGTCCCAGCTGTCGAACGGCGTCTCATCCAGTCGATCCTCGTTATAAAAGACGGACCGAACCCGGCCGCTGACCCCAGTCCAGTAGCCGTCGGGTTCGCGGTAACTTTCGGGGACGGTATCGACGATGTCTTCCGGAAGCTGCTGAACGAGGCCCATGTCGTGAACGGCACCGAGTGCGCCCGGGTCCTGGGAATAGAAGACGTCTGCCGGCGTCGCCTCTCCCTCCTGTTGGATCTGGTTGACCTGAACGTCGTTGTCGTCGTAATCGCGGAGAATCTCGAAACCGTCGTACTCGTTCTCGAGTTCTTCGAACACCAGGTCGATCTGGTCGCGTGTTCGGCCCGAGTAGACCGTGATCTCACCCTCGAGATCGCCGAGATCGTCCCAGGAAACGCCACTCGAGTCGACTGGACTCGCGAGTGGTTCGGCAGCGGCAACCGATCCTGCTGCGTTGGACCCTCCGCCGTTGCCGTCGTCGCTGCCGTTGCCGCTAGCGTCTTCGTCGCCGTTCCCGTTGCCGCTGTCATCATCGCCAAGACAGCCTGCAAGGGCAGCGAGGCCCGCTGCAGAAAGCCCTGCGCTGGCGAGGAATGGTCGGCGGCCGAATCGATTCGTGTGATCGCTGTTTCGCTGTTGCATACTTGTTTTAGGCCGACCTAAAACACATATACCTTCCGATTATTTTCGAGAAAACGGGAGAGAGGGCCAGACAGCGGTAGCTGTCCGTTCGACCGAGACCGATGCCCACGGTATTTCGGCCGACCTAAACCTCTCAGCTACTTCTTTTTAGGCTATCCTAAAGAGCCTGTCGGTCGCTCTAGTTTGCCGGCATCTGTTTCTCCGCTGGCGCGCGGACACACCCTCCTCGAGTCGGAAGCCGAACCGACTTTGGCCGCTGAGACCGACATCTCCGTATGAGCGTACGCGCAGAATTCGACGAGTGGGCGACGAGCGGACGCGATAAAGGGATGGAAGAGCGCCACTGGCATACCGCGAAACACGCACTCGCGCGCATGCCGGTCGAACCGGGAGAAACCGTCCTCGACCTTGGCTGTGGCAGCGGCTACGCCGGGCGTGCGCTTCGAGACACAAACGACGCCGGCCGACTGTATGGTCTGGATGGCTCGCCGGAAATGGCCCGCAATGCAGCCAGCTACACGGATGACCCAAACGTCGGCTACGTCGTCGGCGACTTCGACGCACTGCCCTTTGCCGACAACTCAATTGATCACGTCTGGTCGATGGAGGCGTTCTACTACGCCGCAGACCCCGAACACACGCTCGAGGAAATTGCCCGGATCCTCCGCCCCGGCGGCACGTTCTACTGTGCGGTCAACTACTACGAGGAGAACGTCCACTCTCACGAGTGGCAGGAGTTCATCGAGATCGAAATGACTCGCTGGGACCGAACTGAGTATCGCGAGGCCTTCCGCGAAGCCGGCCTCCACGTCGCTGAACAGGATACCATCCCCGACCGCGAGATCACGATCCCGGCCGCAGCCGAATTCCCACTCGAGGACTGGGACACTCGCGAAGCGATGGTCGAACGCTACCGTGAGTTTGGGACGTTGCTCACTGTCGGCGTCACACCGTAAGACTGTCACTGATTCCCGACCACTGTTTCCACTCGAGGTGGTCAGCATGCCCGCTACCGGCGACTCGAGAAAATCTGTCCGTTTTGCAACCCCCTGGTTTCCACTCGAGGGTCGTTCGCGTCGTTTTCACGCTGACTACAAATCCGAACTGAGACGGGTTAGGCGTCGAGTATCTGGCGCAACACATTGGGGGCGTCCTCGAGTGCGTCGTCCAGATCCTCGTCGTTGGGGCCGCCGCCCTGTGCGAAGTCCGGCGGGCCGCCACCGCCGCCGCCGACTTTGGCGGCGAGTTCGCCGACGACCTCACCAGCGTTGACGCCGACGCCGTCGGGGACGGAGACAACGAATTGGGCACCGCTTTGGCCGGTTCCGAGGACAGCGATCTTGCCTTCATCGCTGATGGCGGTTGCAGTCGCCCGGAGTTCGTCCATATCCGCGTCGATGCGGTCGACGACAGCGACTGCGTCACCAATGTCGATCTCCTCAGCGCCGCCACCGCCGCTGGCGCGGGCTTCGGCGAGCTGTTCGGTGAGGTCGTCGATCTCCTTTCCTCGAGCCTTCCACTCCTCGAAGAAGCGTTCTGCGGTCTCGGGAACGTCCTCGGGCGAGACGTCGAGACTGTTAGCGGCCTCGTAGAGGGCGTCCTCGTTATCCTGGGTCGACTCGAGGGCGGCCTCGCCAGCAGCGAAGGTGATCCGCTCGACGCCGTCTTGAACGCGTTCGGTGTTCAGGATCTTGATCGAGCCGATGTCGCCGGTTCGGGCGACGTGGGTGCCACCGCAGGCCTGGACGTCTTCGGCGACGTGGATGAGTCGGATCTGTTCACCCGGCGGGATGCCGCCCTGGTAGAGGTCGAAGCCGTGTTCGGCTTCTGCGTCGTGGCGGTCAGGCCACTCCTGCGTGACGCTGACGTTGTCCATCACGAGGTCGTTCGCGACGGCTTCGATCTGTTTGACATGCTCGCGGGAGATTCGGTCGTAGTGGCGAACGTCGATTCTCGAGGAGTCGACGCCCTTCTGGGC
Proteins encoded in this window:
- a CDS encoding ABC transporter permease, which encodes MKSLKNAIDNAQPVDAVTERLERADPWVVALGGASAFVAFLVVLPMFWLLWQASTVELSRSVDLLLSPETARITVNSIGLMGFVTLFSILLGVPLAVLTTRTDLPYPRFWTVVAALPLVIPSYIGAIAFTGMFGSGGQVDSLLGMSIPRVDGLSGAIFIITLYTYPYVFLTTRAALLSMDSSLADAARTLNAGPFEAFRRVTFPQIRPGIAAGALLAGLYAISDFGTPAFMQASVFTSMIYWEFSSFAVEYAALLALQLIAIVAIVLVIEAGIGSDEDASGGVGARAGSTIRLGYWKWPAMGFVSAIGALTLVVPVAIFTNWLIHSQGDPIPSLEFHWEFAYNSVRLALLAALIACLFAIPVAYYSGRANSLVSRILERATYIGFAVPGIVIGLALVFLGTRTLPSLYRQGVWLLVFAYVVRFLPQAVGTVRSSVLQVDDKTIEASRTLNAGRIETFRRVTLPAIMPGLVAGGVLVFLTTMKELPVTLMLQPVGMDTLVSIIWDAQDALAYRYAAIPSLILILISGFSMLVLLRQEGGKIS
- a CDS encoding extracellular solute-binding protein, which produces MQQRNSDHTNRFGRRPFLASAGLSAAGLAALAGCLGDDDSGNGNGDEDASGNGSDDGNGGGSNAAGSVAAAEPLASPVDSSGVSWDDLGDLEGEITVYSGRTRDQIDLVFEELENEYDGFEILRDYDDNDVQVNQIQQEGEATPADVFYSQDPGALGAVHDMGLVQQLPEDIVDTVPESYREPDGYWTGVSGRVRSVFYNEDRLDETPFDSWDELPTDIFEYATDDRFEGIISTRPNSGTFRGFVQAMVDLEGEDATRQWVSDFMEQDPDLFPSGSDQAAAVERGGDDDPIIGLGNSYYAARLVNEDPDSPIRVTFTEGDAGALFSVAGIAVTNEVDDPELVAEFARHLLAVEGQEFMMDDNGEFPVVDGVDYVGPLPGPDELNSPTYDLSEFDMDLQEANEVLEDEGMMPL
- a CDS encoding class I SAM-dependent methyltransferase; amino-acid sequence: MSVRAEFDEWATSGRDKGMEERHWHTAKHALARMPVEPGETVLDLGCGSGYAGRALRDTNDAGRLYGLDGSPEMARNAASYTDDPNVGYVVGDFDALPFADNSIDHVWSMEAFYYAADPEHTLEEIARILRPGGTFYCAVNYYEENVHSHEWQEFIEIEMTRWDRTEYREAFREAGLHVAEQDTIPDREITIPAAAEFPLEDWDTREAMVERYREFGTLLTVGVTP